The sequence ATGTTGCTTATATAATTCATAGAAAAGTCAAGAAGTGAACAAAAGAGTGATACATGGTTTTTAATTGGCAAAATATAATTGATGAAAAATCTAAGAACTTTCGTTTGTTCGTTAAGCAAGAAAACTGCACCACAAGCTATCTGTAGTGTGCTTACTATGGCTACTGAAATCTAATTTAAATACTGTAAATTCTTAAGTTATTGCTGAACCACTAAAGGGGCAGTAACTTTTCATATTAATTGAAAGGGCAAGtgtttgaatttaatttttaaattcattgttGATGCTGTATTATTTGAATATACCATGCATATTTATCTTCTTAAGTTGATTTTTCTCTCAGGCAATGTTTGTTCCTTTGCTATTTTAAGATTAGATGTTACCTCCAAAATATTGTTCAGTACAACATCTATAACAAAATCACCAGGATTGTCCTTCAGTGGTTGGCTGTTCAGGTGGTATTACACAAGTTGTAATGAGAATAAAGTCATATGGTTAGCTCTATTCACCCGTGATAGATGCTAGGTTTCTTGCATGCCAAGAATGTTGCACGTTAGCCTCATCTGGAACATTATTTGATCAGTATAGTCTAGTCAGTTTGAACAGTCAAACATGGAATATCTAGTAAAAACAATTATCTTATGTAACTACAACTATTAGTGTTCTAATCAAGTGACTATTTTCTATTACCCTTTATGTCTAGTATTTCAAGTCAGTTTCTAATATATAGCAATATAAAGGTTTTATGAAAAGCTAATTCTACACATTTCTTTCTTGTACAAAAGGAAATGTCAGTTTTGGTATTAAGCAAGTATGTTATAATGTAGTTTCAATAGTGACAAGATTAAAGCTATACACTTGGGATGTAGAAATTTATCAACTATTTGAGTGAAAGAAGATGTGTGAAAAGATAATAATTGAAGTGTGGTTATATATTGATAAATGAGTTAAACCTTCAGCTgagtttttattataacaaaaaagtgCCAAATGTGTTCTGAGAAGAAATTACAGAAATTTTAAGTTCAAGATAACACATTTATcctataaaataacagtaatcaGGAAAAAGTTCATATCTATCAGTGGCACTGCTATCCAAATATATGTGATCCTGTTTTGTTAGTACtgcttcaaaattatttatacatgtaatggtgtaaataactttatttgtagCTTTCATATTTACATCTGTTGTGTTTTGATCTTTTCTGTCAGATTCATGattcacaatataaatatatcacactTGGTAGTTCTTACAAGAAATAATTACTATATTTCTTACACATTTATCGatcttttgcatataaatagcaaataaagacaaaaaacgTTAATGTGTGAAGACTAAGATTTTGCATTAATACTCTTacactaatatttttaacatagttTCTTCCATATTTactatgtgaaaataaaaactcaTCTGTACAGTTTCACTCAATGCAAAACTAGCTTTAGAATTTGTCTGGCCTATACAAGATTAGAAAATGCTATCCTTAGTACAACCACTGTACCATTATCATAAGTAACATTATATGAATAGCGGCTGCAATTTCTCGTAAACTTTACTTTAGCAGACacatctgtattttatatcttatgCTTAGATTTGGAGAATTTGATTTTTCTATATTTAGCTGCAAATATGTGAATTATTTCTTTAAGGTctagtttgtaattaattatattatagtgTTTAGGTCCAGTAGGATATGGGGAAGAAAGTTAGAGCAAGCAAAAGATAGtcaattatatttcaattttatataacaCTTTTTTGATTTTGCTGTCCTAGACAGTTGAGTACCTTGCCTAAGTACTAAAGCCAGGCTTGTATTTACTATACTAATACACAAATATGAAAGATGTTACTGTTGATTGATTATTACATAATTAGCTCAGCTGTTACCCAATGAAAGCTGATCATAGATAATTATGGTgaattagttatatatatatattacatcctCAAAGAAAAATGTATGGTATCTCcaatgtttgaaattaatattcaaaagtaaaggataaagagaaaaaaaaacaaccaacctgtatatatttttattattaccttgACAACCATACACACCATCTATAAATATCAATCACAAGTATAACCAATATATTTCACGAATATTTTACcctaataaatacaattttttctaACTGCAAGTATGGACCTCCCAGTTATTCCCACACACCATTTTTAATGCAcaatactattaataaataaatattaaacacatttaacagtaaaaaTTTACCATTATCCCTTAAATAAGAAATTCACAAGTTCGTAATACTTATTTTTCTAAGAACTTTTAGTacatacaaagttacacaactatAACTTTGCATCAGTGTTCAAGTTCtactttgaaataaaatcattaattaaagGAGCAACCCTTTCTGGAGTGTTTAAGTGAACATAATGTAATCCTTCAACCTCTTCATATTGAAAGTGTTTACAATTTCTTCTATACATGTCTAAGAACTCTTCACATTCCACAGGATCTTCATAAAAAAGTTTTTtcttggtattaataatgaggaGCTCACATTTCAAGTTTTCTAAAATGGGTTTATGTAATTCTTTTACAAGTGAAAAGGCAGGTATGTTATATAGACATATATCGTGGTTAAAAACGACACCATTTTCATTAGTAGACGTACTTGTTCCTCTTTTCATGAGGATTTTGCCTGATTTTTCTGTAACTTGATTTTTCAACCCTTTAATTAATTTCTGAAGAGCCTGGTCATGAGTGTAAACGCGTGGAGGCTGTAAACGTTTCTTTTCAAGGACAAGTTGTTGATCAATGGTTTGAAGAACATGAGATGTCAGTGCATCATGGGGTATAATCACAGGTTTTATAATGTCAATACTTATCACCTTTTCAACGAGAAAAGGATAAATACTTGCAAAATGTAAGCCTAATCCTCCACCCATGCTATGTcccaaaataataaatttcttccATCTAAAGAAATCAACAACTCTCTTAACATCAATCAAATTATGAGCAAATTCATAAATTCCACCAGGAGGTTTATGAGAAGATAGACCATGTCCCACGAAGTCTATTGCTACTACCCTCAAATTTGGGAGCAATAAAGGGATCAAACTGTCAAATGTTCCTCCATTATCCAACCAACCATGCAGAGCCAGAACAGGAAAGCCTTCTGGGGGTCCCCATTCTTGAGCTGCTATGTGGCCAAATGGAACAGGTATCTGTACCTCTTTTGGACCCTTCCTTTGTTTTTCTGGACCCATTATTGTGGTACAAAGTTTCATACCACTATTCAAATCATTTTGGAATGTTAACTGTATAACAGGTCTGTATTTGGATAgaatagaagaaagaaaaatataacttaaataataCAACTCTTAAAAACTTTACTGGAAACTAAATAAAAAGTACTGTTTAATCcatacagttaaaacaaacatGGACACTTGGATCATTAAGGTTGTTCCTGCACACTCACCCTTGGGCaaaaatcacaataaataaaattataaacccattatttttcaaataaattattttaaacgtttAGTTCCAGCCTCTACCACATCTGATGACAATTTGTTCCTGATGGAAAACATTCTGTTAGGAAAATAAATAGAACCACATTAAGTGGAGTAGTGGGATTCGAAACCACTATTGTCAAagtacgagtcaagcgctctaaccacgtAGTAATACATACTGCATATAATTAATGGcataaaaagaatttcaaaacaaCAGACTACAATTTTCATGTATAGACTCCCTACTCTTTCTAGTTAAATTATAGTGGTAGTGAAATTCTTTTTAAATGtcctattgttttttttttgtttttttttcaatattgaaaTTCACTAAGATTCCCATATCACAAGTAtaacaaatatcattattttttaattattctttttcttCATCAGTTAAATTATCCAtcctgttgtttttatatatttttttatttcttcaacccTTCTTTAAGCATTTTCATGAATTAAATTTAAGCATTTACTTGGCCCTCTATAAACTAGAGAaacttttttctataaatatactgaatattataacataaattcaTAGCTTCATCATTTTGATAAGCATTTGTATAACTCTCAATTATGCCTGTATTAcaggttttgattttttaataatttagtttcaacacacacacatatatataggaaaacaattttagtgaattatttttattattgaattttatagCCGAATTTTCACAGTTTCCTTTGTCTAACAAACCGTATTTTTGATGTTTCTTAAGTCtaacttctgaataaaaatataataggtatCTATTACAtgagcatattttaaatttatgctttattacatgaCTTTTAGTTAACCGAGATAAATGTTTGGAAAACAACAGTGTGCACTGGttttatcatatataaaaaaGATCAACATACTTTGTTTGTGTCTAGTTATACTTgaagaacaaataatttatacCTTATCATAAATGAAGGCATTTACTGATATATTAATCCTATTTTAAAATCATGGAATATTATTTGTTGCAAAACTTTCTTTAAGTactctttttaaaacttttcaaatatccTGAAAATCCTTTATAACCATCAAGACATTTTATAAGcttcataatatttaattttttcgaTATGATTTCTTTCATatcatttttaaacttataaataatcacagagtatttttaacaaaaataaacaaaattttgtaaaaataccgAAATGTTGCAACTGTATcaaaagaaaaatcattttatacTTTACTTTAAAGTACCGATTTTTGCTCACTTTATTAAGTATGCCATTTTCACCTAGTGCAGATTTTAACTATTTTGTGGTAGTTCCAATTTTGGGcgtttaattataaagaaaattctTATTGGTAAATTATAGGACAGGTTTTGACTGTATTATGGTGGAGTAGAtttttttgcgcgaaattcaaaaacaaaacaaacaaacaataaatccttAGTAAAACTATATCTTATTTGTGATCATATTATATAGTTAACAGACTTTTCCGCTCAATGAGATTGTGTTATGATTCTGGAAAGTCATGCTCTCACAGCAGCTTTACGGATTCACCTTTCCACTCCCATCAAAATCCCGCATGACCATATTACTTTCCTTCCATCGTTTCGTACTTCCAAAAACTTCATACAGACTGATgcttcattaacaataacacttttaAGACTTGTTGGGTTTATCTATATTTATACACAAGTAGTCCCCATCTCCATGGGCTTTATTGCATGGACGACAACCATTTTGGAGTGgaatgtagtttatttttgtgtgaacAGGATACGTTTTAGATTTCTGCTTTTTCGGAAGGAAACAATGGGAACTTCAGGAGATATATATTTGAGACGACTGTCTAGCTGAAGTAGATGaaaacgtttgttgttgtttttttttcaaaattcgtGACATATTTCTGAGTTTAAACTGATAGGTAATAACAAAGGAGAATTATATTGAACGTTTAGTATTACTCTGATTCAGGATGTTTTTCCACTAAGTGTTGTTAGCCTTCTCAATTTGCTTGTCGATTTCGGTATCTTTATATCCTCTTTGCaacatggtttgttttagatACATAGTATGTTTTCTGTAGTCTGTTTCATTtgagcatattttctttattctaagagGCTTGACTGTAGGTAATGTTTCGTTTAGTGTGAGAGAGGTTACAGCCTTTATAATGAACGTATTATAGTTTGTCCGTAAGTTTCTTTTACAAGTCAGTTTGTAAAGTTCCGTTTTTTAGAAAAACTGTAACATCAAGGAAGTTAATCTGCGTTGGCGAATAATCGCAAGTAAAATTGACtgttttatgaaaatagtttGCAAGTGTGATAAATTCTTTAAGTGATTCAAAGATCGGCTTCTTAAATGAAAAATACGTAGTCTATATACACAGAAATAAACGggctgttattaaaataaaataaataatcttgtttcattaattttttttctaaaagtctGAGATTTAAAtgaattaagtaaaattattgtatattgcaATTCACTGGTTCACATCGTAAGAGGTTTGGTTCCTGAAATTTGATGGCGTGTGTGTATTtgcatatgtatacatatgtgtatgtaCGCAGTCTTCTTTGTTTGATGCTTTGGCTCTCTGACCTGTTCGAACGAACGAACGAAAACcttattctatataaaattacacagcccggcatggccaggtggttaaggcattcgactcgtaatcttagggtcgcgggttcgaatccccgtcccaccaaacatgctcaccctttcagccgtgggggcgttataatgtaacagtcaatcccactattcgttggtaaaagagtagcccaagagtgggtggtgatgactagctgcatatTGGACATATattgataacaaaacattaaatataatacaaaactcatgacagtatataacacaatcaatGCAAATAATCTAACGATCATAAGATTACATAGCACATGAAAATGCATCAGTACAAATATTATCAACCTGTTTGTCATAGATTATTTTTAAATCGTactcttgtaatgttaaaatCCAATTTCACAGATTCTGTTCTTGCCCTTTATTTGGTTCGTAAGCGTTAATGACTGTTATCAGCGTAAATGACAATAGGTTGTTGCGATGCCGATACATACACACTGAAATGTTCTAAAGCCAAGTTTCCTTTTCCACAGTTGAATAGTTCTTTTGGTGacaataaaacttttttagaaaaataacaaacagtgtGCTCAACACCTCTGTCATCTGATTATAACTGAATGGCACCAGTGCCACAATCTCTGACATCAACAGCTAATGTGAAAGCCTTATCAAAGTCAGGTGCCATCAATACAGGGTGAGTGCACAATAAAGATTTAACTGTTTAAAACCCAGATTGGCATGTTTGAGCCCACTTGAACGTctgatttttctttattaaattttttcaATGGCACAGTGATGTCAGTAAAGTTTTTTCAAAACTTCTTGTAATAACCAGTCATTCTCCAAAGTCTAATCAAACTTTTCTTATTTATAGAAGTTGGGTAATTCACAATATAATCATTTTTGGCTTCAACTGGAAAGACTTGGCCACAACCTACTACATGACCTAAGTAAACAACTTTGGCTTTACAAAAGTCACTTTTTGACAAACTTACAATGAGATTGGTTTTCTTAAACCTCTCAAAAACACCACCTTCTTCCCAAGTGTTactgtaaattacaatattatcaaCATAAATTCCAACTTCTTACAGATTAATAGACATTGATTTATCATTCGCTGAAAAGTTGCCTGAGAATTTTTCGTCCCAAATGGCTGAAATTTACTTTTAGGGAATCGAGTGATGAGCACATGATAGTCAACAAATACTAGTTCTTTGATCGAGTTTTAGGTAAAGGTCcaacacaatcaataatcacACGACTGAAGGGTTCTTCAAAAGCTGGGATAAGCTTCAAAGGAGCAACGGATTTTCTAGTTAGGTTTTCAATCATCTAACAagtataacaagttttacaaaactgtgcaacatattgagtaattttgggccaaaagaaatgtcttataattttgtcacatgtcttgttgACACTTAAATGACCGCTCAAAGAAGTTTAtgggcaactttcaatatttcagaatgatatgcTTTGGGAAGAACGATATGGTAAACTATGAGCCAGTCCTCTGAAGCTGGCACATCTCGTAGTATTCAATTTCTCTTAAGCACACCATCGTTGAAAAAGTAACTATTCAGAACTTTCTCTAGATCATCTTTCGAgtgtgcatatttaaatagtaaagagATCTGTGGATCTTTTTTCTTGCTCagtgtctgtttttcttgtaGAAAATGAAACTTCACCAGGTGAGCCACATCCCTCAATTTCATTATTGCCACTCACTGAGAAATTGCCAGTAGGACAATTATGCAGAAGGTCCATGtcgaataaaaaaaattgaatgagACAAgtgtctatcatttgtttttttggCTTAATTTTTCACCTGAGCTTGAATCTCAGCACGTCTTGATTATCCACAACAAAaacatcatccttagatgaaacagtgatcaaCTCGCTAACCATCTTGAGTTCGACAACAACTTTTCCACCAGTCAAACTGTTtttcaacaataatgatacacccttaattgattgtttgtttgttttgaatttcgcgctaagctacatgagggctatctgcgctagccgtacctaatttagcagtgtaagactagagggaaggcagatagtcatcaccacccaccgccaactcttgggctactcttttaccaacgaatagtggaattgaccgtcacattaaaattccctcacggttgaaagggtgagcatgtttggtgtgacgggattcgaacccgcgaccctcagattacgagtcgaacgccttaacccacctggccatgtcgggtctctTAATTAAAAGAATAGGTTTTATTTCAAGCACAACTGGTCCTGAAACTAGGTCGGATGCCCAATAAGAGGTATGAACATTAATAAAGTCACCCTCAAAATCCTGAGCAATAAAAGACTTACCAGTGGCAGAACTCGAATCTAACAGCTATATATcttctaacaataatgattgAGTTACCCTAATATCATGtacaatatgtataaatatggggttagcagtgtcatttgtcaaagacacagaaccaacaaacACTAAAGTTCTAAATTTCTCCCTAACTATACCAGCTTTTatatcagtggccaaatcaaAAACATAAGGTAATATGATGAAATTGCATCCATATGTTTACACACTTGGTGTtgcttccttttctttttttttatgcaaACACCAACTATCGAACATAATATGACCAgctttttttacaaaaatggcagaGAGgccttgataaagttttattcCGACTGTCAGAAGATTTCATGCTAGAAGAGTTAGATATTTGACAACATTCctgaactttaaaaaattgaacaCATATTTGTTGAGATGGTAGGAAATTCTTTTTATGAAAAGCAGCTTCTTCCTGCactgtttcaactttcttttcatccaagtaagttttgaGGTAATAATGTACACAACGTTTAAATTCCTAAGTTAGACTTGATTGTCGAAACAGTTGCCAAGAATGTGTAGAATTACTCcataaatcaaaataaacctctttttcgtGTCCAAATTCCATGTAactttaattacactgcacaacaaagtttttgcttcttgaacactgttgagtgttcctgaaagatttttggctgctgatcacgaaaatcacatccaaatttgcccatcacgtaccgtttcatcaaaatattcagttttgctacaatgaaaaaacgatatcagggcaactagagtccgtcaatgcttgctgactactgttggacactgtaacgtgatgcaccggacattgaatacaaacgaaaatcaggagcaaaacacttttaattatgttgaacttaatagcatattagaaacataaacgcaattaaatattattgccggtaaacagttaactgtctatttctcagagttcctacgtgttgaagcaaaaccaaaactatatttgtgcatacccaccaggtacttGTCACAATCAgcataaacatttcaaaaaacaaaacttttcaaaaaaattgttctgCAGTGTCATCTTTCTTGCGATAAGCCTCTGATACTAACTCATACGCTTttagaatatctgttttaaccttatcataatccGTAAGATCTTATAGAGAGAGAGTAACATAAACTTCTGCTTTACTTGgcaaaacactttgtaataataatgactatttttcggtgggccattccatggtttgagcaaccttctcaaaatgttggaaacatttatcaacttcattAAATGGTGGTACTTTAACAACGTATCTCGATCAGAGTTAAATCTAATTTCTATTTTTCTCAGCCTACTTTCTTTTTCGGCCTGGAGACACTTATTTTCTTGTTCAATTTCGATACGAGCCTGTTCTTTCCTTTTTTGGCTTCAATACAAGCTTGTTCTTTTTCGGCTTTGATATGAGCTTGTTCAAGAtcaatttgtttgaattttagcTGGATCTCTAGCTTTTCTTTGTTATTCATCCCCATTTGGCTAGTGGGAATACTAGAGTATTTACATAATGCTTTTGAGATAACAGATAATCATCAACTAGTATATCAATAATACACTTTTCAGTTCATCTATTCTCCttgatttcttaacttctagtTCTAAAGCTTTGGCAGTTTCGAGCGACTCAGTTTTGCTATATCTTTCTCGTTGTTCACGAGAGGGTATATGAAGAATATCTTGATAATGAGATATCGTCAACTCTTGTTGgcacagatatatataaattgaattgtgatttgaattttaatttggaACAAACGTTGTCTTTGATTCAAATCTCAGACACAAGATCCCAAGTTATTATGTTAGGTATAatatagcctgaaactgagttaatttCTAACTtggatttaaaagttaattagatGTTGATACGTATTAAAGTTaagatatttgtcaacaagactgatacacacagttttatttttaaaaagtacattttaatatacaacaaataatataatttataataataataattagaaataatgatttatatccaaaagttttacaaacatacaaacaaatatggAATCTTCTATCTGATCTGAAACGTCCTTGATATTCTATCGAAGATTCACGATGAgagaattaatttcgagttgatatcggtACAATTCACTTAGGGAGCTAACTAgttcttcgctgatcacacgtgagtttCTCATAgctaaagttatataatgtctttgtcAAAATACCAACATCTACTGTTAATCtgttgaagttaaatggtttgcaacgttcgaaatctataaacgtttctgttcTATATCTaaagttcctgattaataagcaCTAATCATAGTTATAGCTTGTGAAGtatatagtataccaactgtagcaaacaaataatatatactgtctcctTGCGCCTCTCGTTGGCTACATTTTATAGATGTGAGgcgagattctagaaatttcagcttgcaTAACAATACTGGtacttacatacacatatacattgttgattattacactcgagaatattttacaactttagtgaatattCGGAAATTTGCAAtgcagatttaacagtataagttacgcacatttctaaacatatactTCATTTACTCTAACATTGAcatcaaacaaatttataatagtaATAGAGTAATACATGAAACTTAATACAGTCTAAACTACAGATGATTTCTACGCtaccaaaatttgaatttatgatCCATTGTTCTATTGTTTTCACTACTAAACACAAAGCGTTTGATGGATCTGTATTATCAATAcccttaataattttaaacacttcaaattAGTCCtctcttaaaatgtttttgctaCACTGCAGTAAATGCGGCTGaatattatatagatattttgttagtttcgcataaacaaaatataaacgcAATCAAAGTGGTATGTACTTActctatttttctttctaaacactttttaaaataacgaCCCTCTCCAATATGTCGTACTATCTTTAACATTATGCTGATCTCTAATCTTGAGCAGTCAACGTTTTACGGAAAGTAAGCGGTAGTCATCAGGTGGcgttattatattttagttccTAATACGTAATATCCTGTATCTGATATAATAGTactaatgtttcttatttaaaattattacaataaataaaaaaataggtaaattcattttttttacgtATATAGATTAACATGCATTGATTTGCCACTGcaaacatattatatttttagatagAGTAACTTACGGTCTATGGGCAGCAGAGGGCGTGCGACGCGGAAAAAAACAGACGTTGAAGAGTTAATCTCATAGATTTTttgaaaatcattaaatattcttGTGTTATTTAgcctaaattaatataaattataatagcaATGTTAAATAAGAAGGTTAAAGTGTTAACTTATATTTCAGTGGTGTACATTTTATTACAACCTTAAAATAGGTTTAGTACGTGTAATGATACATCAGTGTAGGTATATCCCAACTTAATATAAAAtcgtaaaacaagttaaataccCTGTAACTATTATCGTGATTACGTATACATATCAAGGACTAAATACTGTCACTTCTAATAACGTTATATTTCAAAGATCTATATCATTAATAGTAAACTGTTATTGTActatgaataaaacattatacttGGTTCTTAAAGTTAGTCAGCCCGTCATGGCCggatggttagagcgcttgactcgtaatcggagagtggtgggtttaaatccctgttacaccaaacatgttcaa comes from Tachypleus tridentatus isolate NWPU-2018 chromosome 12, ASM421037v1, whole genome shotgun sequence and encodes:
- the LOC143234594 gene encoding serine hydrolase-like protein → MLKIVRHIGEGRYFKKCLERKIEPVIQLTFQNDLNSGMKLCTTIMGPEKQRKGPKEVQIPVPFGHIAAQEWGPPEGFPVLALHGWLDNGGTFDSLIPLLLPNLRVVAIDFVGHGLSSHKPPGGIYEFAHNLIDVKRVVDFFRWKKFIILGHSMGGGLGLHFASIYPFLVEKVISIDIIKPVIIPHDALTSHVLQTIDQQLVLEKKRLQPPRVYTHDQALQKLIKGLKNQVTEKSGKILMKRGTSTSTNENGVVFNHDICLYNIPAFSLVKELHKPILENLKCELLIINTKKKLFYEDPVECEEFLDMYRRNCKHFQYEEVEGLHYVHLNTPERVAPLINDFISK